From a single Gemmatimonadota bacterium genomic region:
- a CDS encoding TlpA disulfide reductase family protein, giving the protein MRARPLWRLALFCGALLPSALSAQSSGVGPSLGTPAPAATLEDLDGNAVDLLQYTRGKPALIEFWATWCENCEALQPQLDRIHDAYGDRVAVVAVAVGVSQSLRRVRRHVEQHEPGYPYLWDGKGTAVRAYDATTTSVVVILDAQGKVVYTGVGADQDLLGAMAAVAGSD; this is encoded by the coding sequence ATGAGAGCTCGTCCGCTGTGGCGTTTGGCGCTGTTCTGTGGCGCCCTCCTGCCCTCCGCCCTGTCCGCCCAGTCCTCCGGGGTGGGCCCTTCGCTCGGTACGCCGGCCCCCGCCGCGACCTTGGAGGACCTCGACGGCAACGCCGTGGATCTGCTCCAGTACACGCGCGGCAAGCCGGCGCTGATCGAGTTCTGGGCGACCTGGTGCGAGAACTGCGAGGCGCTTCAGCCCCAACTCGATCGCATCCATGATGCGTACGGAGACCGTGTGGCCGTCGTGGCGGTGGCGGTGGGCGTGTCCCAGTCCCTGCGGCGGGTGCGCCGCCATGTGGAGCAGCACGAACCCGGCTACCCGTACCTGTGGGATGGGAAAGGAACCGCCGTACGCGCGTACGATGCCACCACCACATCCGTGGTGGTGATCCTGGACGCCCAGGGGAAGGTGGTGTACACGGGAGTTGGCGCCGACCAGGATCTGCTGGGCGCCATGGCTGCAGTCGCCGGCAGCGACTGA
- a CDS encoding cytochrome c biogenesis protein CcdA, whose translation MGHLVFEAILQIEPAGGLSEALATRPLLALATLFGAGLLTSLTPCVYPMIPITVSVIAGTAREGQSRGRTVALTLTYALGMALLYALLGALAGVTGTLFGTVSASPWALLVVGNLLLLFALTMLDVLPVPVPRRLMQWAGRQEGGSFPAVFLLGATSGVVAAPCGAPAFAVVLTWVAATGAGLMGFVYLFVFSLGMTALLVVVGIFSGTLALLPSSGPWMVWVKRIAALLMIAMAQYYFVKAGYNL comes from the coding sequence ATGGGGCACCTGGTGTTCGAAGCCATCCTGCAGATCGAGCCCGCCGGTGGGCTCTCCGAGGCGCTGGCCACCAGGCCACTGCTGGCGCTGGCCACGCTCTTCGGGGCGGGGCTGCTCACCAGCCTGACGCCGTGTGTCTATCCGATGATCCCGATCACGGTGTCGGTGATCGCGGGCACGGCCCGGGAAGGGCAATCGCGAGGTCGCACTGTGGCGCTGACGCTGACCTACGCGCTGGGAATGGCCCTCCTGTACGCGTTGCTGGGCGCGTTGGCGGGCGTGACCGGGACCCTGTTCGGCACTGTGAGCGCGAGCCCCTGGGCACTGCTGGTGGTCGGGAATCTGCTTCTCCTGTTCGCCCTCACCATGCTCGATGTGCTCCCCGTCCCCGTGCCTCGTCGACTCATGCAATGGGCGGGTCGGCAGGAGGGCGGGAGCTTCCCGGCCGTGTTCCTGCTGGGCGCGACCTCCGGGGTGGTCGCGGCGCCCTGCGGCGCACCGGCCTTCGCGGTGGTGCTGACCTGGGTGGCCGCGACCGGGGCGGGCCTGATGGGATTCGTCTATCTGTTCGTCTTCTCGCTCGGGATGACGGCCCTGCTGGTGGTGGTGGGCATCTTCTCGGGCACACTGGCCCTGTTGCCGTCCTCCGGTCCCTGGATGGTTTGGGTCAAACGCATCGCGGCATTGCTCATGATCGCCATGGCCCAGTACTACTTCGTGAAGGCCGGATACAACCTGTAG
- a CDS encoding sulfatase — MPPQRFKLSGGGRVRPATVAGVILVLWLVVAYALVPWLISEAYAGRGLTAVQRLMAGRKGVALERYQGAWAGLAHRVSLLLVLATAALATARHWRARLARLTERVAGSPPHAGVGMGLASAVVLGLTAGVLEAGSVLSHRALNGVFANPPNPDYLWMAPAGLALLFVVLAILLAIAVRAAGSEGLSRSALLGVLVTLGLWTVLRSWESGIHPWALFVLAAGVASRVAPWVARDSARLRRTLIALGLPMILVAVVAFLWQHPIRAVREARARERVEPAPAGAPNVLLLVLDTTRRHSLSLYGYPRTTTPELERLASRGTVFDLAVAPAPWTLPSHASLLTGRATHELSADWDMPLDGAFPTLADALGTRGWTTGGFVANYGYTARGSGLERGFSTYRDFKISVPEVMGSSRLLRVVNRQARRWPGGMAFDRRKIAQDVNAELLSWLDDIGTRPFFAFLNYIDAHGPYERFDPYYLRFRAQSLSDVDIGPSGSEAGEAARRDRIDRYDSAIANIDSAIGALLDSLAARGVLDRTLVIVTADHGEHIGDHGLEGHEGSLYCPLVCVPLVVAFPGTVPAGRHVQGAVSLQQIPATIADLLDLNDAPFPGPSLRQAWSGKEWRPQRAWVAWSQLNPSPYRDREGPVEKGPLQSVAQDRWHYIRNGDDSEELYDLVADPWEASPLPRTHEVPDALRKEWERIWKGAAPDPSPGG; from the coding sequence ATGCCCCCACAGCGTTTCAAGCTCTCCGGCGGGGGACGAGTGCGCCCGGCGACTGTCGCGGGAGTGATCCTCGTCCTCTGGCTCGTGGTCGCCTACGCCCTCGTCCCCTGGCTGATCTCCGAGGCCTATGCGGGCCGCGGGCTCACGGCGGTTCAGCGGCTGATGGCCGGGCGCAAAGGGGTGGCGCTGGAGCGCTACCAGGGCGCTTGGGCCGGGCTGGCCCATCGGGTCAGCCTGCTGCTGGTCCTGGCGACCGCCGCGCTGGCCACCGCACGTCACTGGCGAGCACGCTTGGCTCGGCTGACAGAGCGGGTGGCGGGGTCGCCCCCTCACGCCGGGGTCGGCATGGGGTTGGCCAGCGCCGTGGTGCTGGGACTGACAGCGGGCGTGCTGGAGGCCGGGTCGGTGCTTTCGCATCGAGCGCTGAACGGCGTCTTCGCGAACCCCCCGAATCCGGACTACCTGTGGATGGCGCCTGCCGGGCTGGCGCTTCTCTTTGTCGTTCTCGCGATACTGCTCGCGATCGCGGTGCGCGCGGCCGGGTCAGAGGGGCTTTCCCGCTCGGCCTTGCTGGGTGTCCTGGTGACCCTGGGCCTGTGGACGGTCCTGCGTTCGTGGGAGTCCGGCATCCATCCCTGGGCGCTGTTCGTTCTGGCCGCGGGCGTGGCTTCACGGGTGGCACCCTGGGTGGCTCGTGACAGCGCCCGCTTGCGTCGCACGCTGATTGCCCTCGGCCTTCCCATGATTCTGGTGGCCGTAGTCGCGTTCCTGTGGCAACACCCTATCCGCGCCGTGCGCGAAGCGCGGGCGCGTGAGCGGGTGGAACCGGCACCGGCGGGGGCGCCCAACGTGCTGCTGCTGGTCCTGGACACCACGCGGCGCCACAGCCTCAGCCTGTATGGATACCCGCGTACCACAACGCCCGAGCTGGAGCGACTGGCGTCACGGGGGACCGTGTTCGATCTGGCCGTGGCGCCCGCGCCTTGGACGCTGCCCTCGCATGCTTCCTTGCTGACCGGCCGGGCGACGCACGAGCTGTCTGCCGATTGGGACATGCCCTTGGACGGGGCCTTCCCGACGTTGGCCGACGCCCTGGGCACGCGCGGGTGGACCACGGGCGGGTTCGTGGCGAACTACGGATACACGGCGCGGGGGAGCGGGCTGGAGCGCGGCTTCTCCACCTATCGTGACTTCAAGATCTCCGTGCCCGAGGTCATGGGCTCGTCCCGCCTCCTGCGCGTGGTCAACCGGCAGGCGCGGCGCTGGCCAGGTGGGATGGCGTTCGACCGCCGCAAGATCGCCCAGGACGTCAACGCCGAGTTGCTGAGTTGGTTGGACGACATCGGCACGCGCCCGTTCTTCGCGTTCCTCAACTACATCGATGCGCACGGTCCCTACGAGCGCTTCGATCCCTACTATCTACGCTTCCGGGCACAGTCCCTCTCCGATGTGGACATCGGACCGTCGGGGAGTGAGGCGGGGGAGGCGGCGCGCAGGGATCGGATCGACCGGTACGACAGCGCCATCGCCAACATCGACAGCGCCATCGGTGCACTGCTGGATTCACTCGCTGCCCGCGGAGTTCTCGATCGAACGCTGGTCATCGTCACGGCCGATCACGGCGAACACATCGGGGATCACGGACTCGAAGGCCACGAGGGAAGTCTCTACTGTCCCCTCGTGTGTGTTCCCCTCGTGGTGGCGTTCCCTGGAACGGTACCCGCGGGACGGCATGTCCAGGGCGCTGTCTCTCTCCAGCAGATCCCTGCCACCATCGCGGATCTGCTCGACCTGAACGACGCGCCCTTTCCTGGACCGTCCCTGCGGCAGGCCTGGTCCGGGAAGGAGTGGCGGCCACAGCGGGCGTGGGTCGCGTGGTCCCAGCTCAATCCCTCCCCATATCGAGACCGCGAGGGCCCGGTAGAGAAGGGGCCACTCCAGTCGGTCGCGCAGGATCGGTGGCACTACATCCGCAACGGCGACGATTCGGAAGAGCTCTACGATCTGGTTGCGGATCCCTGGGAGGCCTCCCCGTTGCCGCGGACCCACGAGGTCCCCGACGCCCTCAGGAAGGAGTGGGAGCGCATCTGGAAAGGCGCGGCGCCCGATCCGTCTCCCGGCGGCTGA
- a CDS encoding CusA/CzcA family heavy metal efflux RND transporter — protein sequence MIRRLIEFSLRQPFYIAGGMATLAAVGLYAFATLPFEAFPDLTANSVSVIADAPGTAPQDVEQLVTYPIERSLLGLPNTESVRSTTKFGLAMTQVVFEDGVDPYFARQLVAERLANLSGDLPENVSVSMGPVATAMGEVYQYVLASEDARVSATDLKTLQDYSIAPQLRTVDGVAEVNSWGGLTEQYHVIVEPGRLIQAGLTLADVEQALAENNRNFGGTYTETRGERFIVRGIGRLGGVDDLADVAVATRDGVPIHIHDIATVTRGALPRQGAVTIDGEGEVVAGMVIMRKGANALRVLERVQERIDQILPTLPEGVRLVPFYNQGRLVEQTTHTIEKNLLLGGTLVVILLWGFLRNIAASVLVALVIPLSMLWAFVAMRLFGFSANLMSLGALDFGLLVDASVVVVENVMRKASEDDGEPALERIRHAALEVARPVLYGIAIIIAVYIPILALQGTEGKMFRPMAFTVVAAILGSLLLSLTFVPAAAGWFLTTAKEVHTPRFDRLRARYRSGLARAVPHPGRVTGIAGALFLLALLSATRLGTEFMPRLDEGSVLVQGIRLPSTALEQGTRFSGALERALTGLPEVEVAVSKLGRPDLATEAMGTYESDTYVMLKERSEWRRGGKDALLSAMDSALQDIPGLEYAFTQPIQMRLDEAETGITTDVGVKIFGDDPDVLADLAARVEGEIARVDGAADVKVTAASRVKELRLDVDRTALSRYGLSTSDIGHQVEMALGSSVATHVVDGPRRIGVVVRIPGGNAIDPVLMAQLPVANGPSGLVTLGSVADLGVQESPEAFAHEGGQRMVVVGANIRGRDVGSFVEEAAARLAERVPLPSGYRYEWGGQYQHQRTAMRRLALLVPVSILAIYLLLFSTFGSIHQALLIMLNVPFAIVGGIAALWLARLNLSTSALIGFIAVFGIAVLNGVVMVSYMNQLRERGASLLDAVLDGAATRLRPVLMTALAASLGFVPMALSTSPGAELQRPLASVVIGGLITATLLTLFVLPTVYFWLERWIARSAPAWLRRNEKPDPEPVSEPSPEEEMVMVGVE from the coding sequence ATGATCCGCAGGCTCATCGAGTTCTCTCTGCGGCAACCTTTCTACATCGCCGGCGGCATGGCAACGCTGGCGGCGGTGGGGCTGTATGCGTTCGCCACCCTTCCCTTCGAGGCCTTCCCGGATCTGACCGCCAACTCCGTTTCCGTCATCGCGGACGCACCGGGCACGGCGCCGCAGGACGTCGAGCAGCTCGTCACCTATCCCATCGAACGGTCACTGCTGGGCCTCCCCAACACCGAGTCGGTGCGGTCGACCACCAAGTTCGGTCTGGCGATGACGCAGGTGGTCTTCGAGGACGGAGTCGATCCCTACTTCGCACGGCAGCTGGTCGCCGAGCGGCTGGCCAATCTCAGCGGCGACCTTCCCGAGAACGTCAGCGTGAGCATGGGGCCCGTGGCCACGGCCATGGGCGAGGTCTACCAGTACGTGCTCGCCTCTGAGGATGCCCGGGTCTCCGCCACCGACCTCAAGACGCTCCAGGACTACTCGATCGCACCTCAGCTGCGCACGGTCGACGGCGTCGCCGAAGTGAATTCGTGGGGAGGTCTTACCGAGCAGTATCACGTCATCGTCGAGCCCGGACGTCTCATCCAGGCCGGGCTCACGCTCGCCGACGTGGAGCAGGCCTTGGCCGAGAACAACCGCAACTTCGGGGGCACCTACACCGAGACGCGTGGGGAGCGTTTCATCGTGCGGGGCATCGGTCGCTTGGGCGGGGTCGACGATCTGGCCGATGTGGCGGTGGCCACCCGGGACGGCGTCCCGATCCACATCCATGACATCGCCACCGTTACGCGAGGGGCGCTTCCCCGCCAGGGAGCCGTGACGATCGACGGCGAAGGGGAGGTCGTGGCGGGCATGGTCATCATGCGCAAGGGCGCCAACGCGCTGCGCGTCCTGGAGCGCGTGCAGGAGCGGATCGATCAGATCCTACCGACACTCCCCGAAGGCGTGCGGCTCGTACCGTTCTACAACCAGGGCCGGCTCGTCGAGCAGACCACCCACACCATCGAGAAGAACCTGCTGCTGGGCGGCACCCTGGTGGTGATCCTGCTCTGGGGCTTCCTGCGCAACATCGCAGCGTCGGTGCTGGTCGCGCTGGTCATCCCGCTCTCGATGCTCTGGGCTTTCGTGGCGATGCGTCTGTTCGGGTTCTCGGCGAATCTGATGAGCTTGGGCGCTCTGGACTTCGGCCTCCTCGTGGATGCGTCGGTGGTGGTGGTGGAGAACGTGATGCGGAAGGCCTCCGAGGACGACGGCGAACCGGCGCTGGAACGCATTCGGCACGCTGCCCTGGAGGTCGCGCGCCCGGTCTTGTACGGCATCGCCATCATCATCGCGGTCTACATCCCCATCCTGGCCCTCCAGGGCACGGAGGGGAAGATGTTTCGCCCCATGGCGTTCACCGTCGTCGCGGCGATCCTCGGCTCACTGCTGCTCTCCTTGACCTTCGTGCCGGCGGCGGCCGGGTGGTTCCTCACCACGGCCAAGGAGGTCCACACGCCCCGCTTCGACCGACTGCGCGCGCGCTACCGGAGCGGGCTCGCCCGTGCCGTCCCCCACCCGGGGCGGGTCACAGGGATCGCAGGTGCGCTGTTCTTGTTGGCCCTGCTCAGCGCGACGCGTCTGGGTACGGAGTTCATGCCCCGTCTGGACGAAGGCAGCGTGCTGGTCCAGGGCATTCGCCTCCCGTCGACCGCGCTGGAGCAGGGCACGCGTTTTTCAGGAGCGCTCGAGCGCGCGCTGACCGGCCTTCCGGAAGTCGAGGTCGCCGTGTCCAAGCTGGGCCGACCCGACCTGGCCACCGAAGCGATGGGCACCTACGAGTCGGACACGTACGTGATGCTCAAGGAGCGCAGTGAATGGCGGCGCGGTGGCAAGGACGCCCTGCTGTCGGCCATGGACAGCGCGCTGCAAGACATTCCCGGCCTCGAATATGCATTCACACAACCGATCCAGATGCGTCTCGACGAGGCGGAAACAGGCATCACCACAGACGTGGGCGTGAAGATCTTCGGCGACGACCCCGACGTTCTCGCCGACCTGGCGGCCCGCGTCGAAGGGGAGATCGCGCGCGTCGATGGTGCCGCCGACGTCAAAGTGACCGCGGCCTCACGGGTCAAGGAGCTGCGGCTCGACGTGGATCGTACCGCGCTGTCACGGTACGGACTCAGCACCTCCGACATCGGTCACCAGGTAGAGATGGCCCTGGGGTCCTCGGTCGCCACCCATGTCGTGGACGGGCCGCGGCGCATCGGCGTGGTGGTCCGCATTCCGGGTGGCAACGCCATCGACCCGGTGCTGATGGCCCAACTCCCGGTCGCCAACGGTCCCAGCGGCCTGGTCACACTGGGTTCGGTCGCCGATCTGGGTGTCCAGGAGAGCCCCGAAGCGTTCGCGCACGAAGGCGGACAGCGCATGGTGGTGGTCGGAGCCAACATCCGGGGCCGGGACGTGGGTAGCTTCGTCGAGGAGGCCGCGGCGCGTCTGGCGGAGCGGGTTCCGCTTCCGTCCGGCTATCGCTACGAGTGGGGCGGTCAGTACCAACACCAACGTACGGCCATGCGCCGGCTGGCGCTCCTGGTTCCGGTGAGCATCCTCGCCATCTATCTGCTGCTGTTTTCGACGTTCGGCAGCATTCACCAGGCACTACTCATCATGTTGAACGTGCCGTTCGCCATCGTGGGCGGCATCGCCGCGCTGTGGCTGGCGCGGCTCAACCTGAGCACCTCCGCGTTGATCGGCTTCATTGCCGTGTTCGGGATCGCAGTGCTCAACGGCGTGGTGATGGTGAGCTACATGAACCAGCTCCGCGAGCGCGGGGCATCACTTCTGGACGCAGTGCTCGACGGCGCGGCCACACGACTCCGACCGGTACTCATGACAGCCCTGGCGGCCAGCCTGGGCTTCGTTCCCATGGCGCTATCCACGTCCCCGGGTGCCGAGTTGCAGCGCCCGCTCGCATCGGTGGTCATCGGTGGCCTCATCACGGCCACCCTCCTCACTCTGTTCGTGCTGCCCACGGTGTACTTCTGGCTCGAGCGCTGGATCGCGCGCAGTGCTCCGGCCTGGCTCCGGAGAAACGAGAAGCCGGACCCGGAGCCCGTCAGCGAGCCGTCACCAGAGGAAGAGATGGTCATGGTGGGGGTGGAGTAG
- a CDS encoding efflux RND transporter periplasmic adaptor subunit — protein sequence MMTSPTLRRGALLVATLLAACGGAEPAPEAPEALPSGTIRLSDAQMRAAGIASARMESTTIRQPVRVPGSVQSPDTAQVAIGSVVEGRVVTVHVLPGDAVRKGQPLVEIHSHELASAERDLSAAEAERTFRSNALERSEKLFQAGAVSLEEVERRRADFQAADAELVRATEMVEHLNPSSRGNVTAVAPRSGTVFMVHAKPGEAVLPGTPLLEMGSTDALWVTAFVPENTSSALAVGDEVTVRFRSVPGLAVSARLIRASDFVDPTNRSVEMRFALNSIPEGVRPGSFAIVDVTTSEAFQGVELSEDAAVRMGEEDVVFVVESPGVFRAVNVVAVPVRDGHVAVRGLPADAEIVTQGAYFLKAALEVSAGAETGDGA from the coding sequence ATGATGACGTCCCCGACGTTGCGCCGCGGCGCGCTGCTGGTCGCCACCCTGTTGGCTGCGTGTGGCGGCGCTGAGCCGGCGCCCGAGGCTCCCGAGGCGCTGCCCTCGGGCACCATCCGTCTGAGCGATGCCCAGATGCGGGCGGCCGGCATCGCAAGCGCACGCATGGAGTCCACCACGATCCGCCAACCGGTGCGGGTGCCGGGCTCGGTGCAGAGTCCGGATACGGCGCAGGTGGCCATCGGATCGGTGGTGGAAGGCCGCGTGGTCACGGTGCACGTGCTTCCGGGAGACGCAGTGCGGAAGGGGCAGCCCCTGGTCGAGATCCACTCCCACGAGCTCGCCTCCGCCGAGCGGGACCTCTCGGCCGCCGAAGCCGAGCGCACCTTCCGTAGCAACGCGCTGGAGCGCTCCGAGAAGCTCTTCCAAGCAGGAGCCGTTTCGCTCGAGGAGGTCGAGCGCCGGCGAGCGGACTTCCAGGCCGCGGACGCCGAACTCGTGCGCGCCACCGAGATGGTCGAGCACCTGAACCCCTCGTCGAGGGGGAACGTGACGGCGGTGGCGCCGCGCAGCGGGACGGTATTCATGGTGCACGCCAAGCCGGGTGAAGCCGTCCTGCCGGGCACGCCGCTGCTGGAGATGGGCTCGACCGACGCGCTCTGGGTGACCGCCTTCGTGCCGGAAAACACGTCCAGCGCGCTCGCGGTTGGAGACGAGGTGACCGTGCGCTTCCGCTCCGTTCCGGGACTCGCCGTGAGCGCGCGTCTCATCCGGGCCAGCGACTTCGTCGATCCTACGAATCGTTCGGTGGAGATGCGCTTCGCGCTGAACAGCATCCCGGAAGGGGTGCGTCCAGGAAGCTTCGCGATCGTGGACGTGACCACCAGCGAGGCGTTCCAGGGCGTGGAGCTCAGTGAGGACGCCGCGGTGCGGATGGGCGAGGAAGACGTGGTCTTCGTTGTGGAGTCCCCCGGCGTATTCCGGGCCGTCAACGTGGTCGCCGTTCCCGTCCGGGACGGTCACGTCGCCGTGCGCGGGCTACCCGCCGACGCGGAGATCGTCACCCAGGGCGCGTACTTCCTGAAGGCAGCACTCGAAGTCTCCGCCGGAGCTGAGACCGGAGACGGCGCATGA
- a CDS encoding TolC family protein: protein MLALLLVSGLALSPPDTVVLDVQSALGRGLDASPILAAALHRADAVAELAAQARAWPNPHLGLAAENVGQQSAFTGLTGWDGLEGQAVLTAPLPLGWERSGSIRVARAEDRIAQAGGEVAELQVRAALIAQLGAFLRQQALVQTAREELGTLTRIAEALSLQASAGRAPTGDAARAQLARVMAVTGLARREAELARNSAELARQLGLSPDTPLRIETEPCDRSTAPPTGMPGVEAPELRIAEARVDAARGYVVTARGLALPDLEPQLGLRRTGGQTGFYLGLSTQLPLFDLGARRLSAARAQEQAALADQEEQASRWVAGHAAALNTLAVLQAAGESFGQQWRLDLEQTVTAAEARYELGEGTLVELLDSRRARLQALDDYHAWLAEWWGARTDLARLEGRPLDASLLCTDPLREIP from the coding sequence ATGCTGGCACTGCTGCTCGTGTCGGGGCTGGCCCTGTCGCCCCCGGATACCGTGGTGCTGGATGTGCAGAGCGCGCTCGGGCGAGGGCTGGATGCCTCGCCGATTCTGGCCGCGGCCCTTCACCGGGCGGACGCGGTCGCGGAGCTGGCCGCGCAGGCCAGGGCCTGGCCCAACCCCCACCTGGGGCTGGCCGCCGAGAACGTGGGGCAGCAGTCCGCGTTCACCGGGCTGACCGGCTGGGACGGCCTGGAGGGGCAGGCGGTGCTTACCGCGCCCCTGCCCTTGGGGTGGGAGCGTTCCGGCAGCATCCGCGTGGCCCGCGCCGAGGACCGCATCGCGCAGGCGGGAGGTGAGGTGGCCGAGTTGCAGGTCCGGGCCGCGCTCATCGCCCAACTGGGCGCCTTTCTCCGCCAACAGGCCCTGGTCCAGACGGCCCGCGAGGAGCTGGGAACGCTCACCCGCATCGCCGAGGCCTTGTCGCTCCAGGCGAGCGCCGGCCGAGCGCCCACCGGGGACGCCGCCCGAGCGCAGTTGGCCCGTGTGATGGCCGTCACGGGTCTGGCTCGCCGGGAGGCCGAGTTGGCGCGCAACTCGGCGGAGTTGGCACGGCAGCTCGGGTTGTCTCCCGATACGCCGCTCCGCATCGAGACGGAGCCCTGCGATCGGTCCACCGCGCCGCCCACCGGTATGCCCGGCGTGGAGGCGCCCGAGCTCCGCATCGCCGAAGCGCGGGTCGACGCCGCCCGCGGCTACGTCGTGACGGCGCGCGGCCTTGCCCTCCCCGACCTGGAGCCGCAGCTCGGCCTGCGCCGCACAGGGGGGCAGACCGGGTTCTATCTGGGGCTCTCCACGCAGTTGCCCCTGTTCGATCTGGGAGCGAGGCGCCTCTCGGCGGCTCGGGCCCAGGAGCAGGCCGCCCTGGCCGACCAGGAAGAGCAGGCGTCGCGCTGGGTGGCGGGACACGCGGCCGCCCTGAACACCCTGGCTGTGCTCCAAGCGGCGGGCGAGAGCTTCGGGCAGCAATGGCGTCTGGATCTCGAGCAGACCGTCACCGCCGCCGAAGCCCGCTACGAGCTCGGAGAGGGCACCCTGGTCGAACTGCTCGACAGCCGCCGTGCGCGCTTGCAGGCACTCGACGACTACCACGCCTGGCTGGCGGAATGGTGGGGTGCCCGCACCGACCTGGCGCGCCTGGAAGGACGACCGCTGGACGCGTCCTTGCTCTGCACCGACCCCCTCCGGGAGATCCCATGA
- a CDS encoding DUF2202 domain-containing protein, which produces MRYGRRLRLTLPLVGVLVASGVLAACDDDPTTSSSEPLTADVMAVLEEAIQDEYRAENIYLRVLADHGDVIPFRNIVYAEERHSQALGWLFVSRGLAVPLSDWDLGNVPTFGTVAEACAAGVIAEQENIAMYDDFLAETLPADVRTVFTNNRAASLDRHLPAFQACS; this is translated from the coding sequence ATGAGGTACGGTCGCAGACTTCGGCTGACGCTCCCGCTGGTGGGCGTCTTGGTGGCTTCGGGCGTCCTCGCTGCCTGTGACGACGACCCGACCACGTCCAGTTCCGAGCCGCTCACGGCCGACGTGATGGCGGTCCTGGAAGAGGCGATCCAGGACGAGTATCGGGCGGAGAACATCTATCTGCGGGTGCTGGCCGATCACGGCGACGTCATTCCGTTCCGGAACATCGTCTATGCGGAGGAGCGGCATTCGCAGGCCCTGGGTTGGCTCTTCGTGAGCCGGGGGCTCGCCGTCCCGCTCAGCGATTGGGATCTCGGGAACGTCCCCACGTTCGGCACGGTGGCGGAGGCCTGCGCGGCCGGGGTGATCGCCGAGCAGGAGAACATCGCCATGTACGACGACTTCCTCGCGGAGACCCTTCCGGCGGACGTCCGAACCGTGTTCACCAACAACCGGGCCGCCTCCTTGGATCGGCACCTGCCCGCCTTCCAGGCCTGTTCCTGA
- a CDS encoding sigma-70 family RNA polymerase sigma factor — MNAPQDRESAEAAVSRMFDAYAPRILRLGRHVCDSPDSAEDLVQETFLRALAAWDAFEGRAAESTWLYTIATRACQRLERRRAGEPRRFVALIPDEGAPVRQLVSEGTSDPLAELERLDRDAALRAAVASLPPDFRLPLMLKDLEGLSLAEVSDVLDAPVATVKTRVHRARLKVAAALASHTGALHRVGETADRECADLLSVRQGALDRGAPFPLPDAVVCDRCRATFEALDGARTVCATLASEPVDARILERIRDRLKIEPRTLREPPGSASALNHRDEPPFA, encoded by the coding sequence ATGAACGCTCCGCAGGACCGAGAATCGGCTGAAGCAGCGGTCTCCAGGATGTTCGACGCGTACGCCCCCAGGATTCTCCGCCTGGGGCGTCACGTGTGCGACTCGCCGGACTCGGCCGAGGATCTGGTTCAGGAGACGTTCCTGCGGGCGCTTGCTGCCTGGGACGCCTTCGAAGGCAGGGCGGCGGAATCGACGTGGCTCTACACGATCGCGACGCGTGCCTGTCAGCGCCTGGAGCGGCGCCGGGCCGGAGAGCCCCGACGGTTCGTCGCCCTGATTCCCGATGAAGGCGCGCCGGTGAGGCAGCTCGTCAGCGAAGGCACCTCCGATCCGCTGGCGGAGTTGGAACGTTTGGATCGGGATGCTGCGCTGCGAGCGGCCGTGGCGTCGCTTCCCCCCGACTTCCGGCTCCCGTTGATGCTCAAAGACCTCGAGGGCCTGTCCCTCGCCGAGGTATCGGATGTGTTGGACGCCCCCGTGGCCACGGTGAAGACCCGTGTGCACCGGGCCCGCCTCAAGGTCGCTGCGGCGCTCGCGAGCCACACGGGGGCCTTGCACCGGGTTGGCGAGACCGCCGACCGCGAGTGCGCGGATCTGCTGAGCGTGCGACAGGGCGCCCTGGACCGAGGGGCCCCTTTCCCGTTGCCCGACGCGGTGGTGTGCGACCGGTGCCGCGCCACCTTCGAAGCTTTGGATGGGGCGCGTACCGTCTGCGCGACGTTGGCATCCGAACCCGTCGACGCACGCATCCTGGAGCGCATTCGGGATCGATTGAAGATCGAACCAAGGACCCTACGGGAACCTCCGGGGTCCGCTTCTGCACTCAACCATCGAGACGAACCGCCGTTCGCGTGA
- a CDS encoding ferritin-like domain-containing protein has protein sequence MDKATLIKNLNEDLAGELGAIIQYLTYAAKATGPYRPQLAQFYLTEVADEQLHAQYLANKIVALGGEPTTVPRAVPPAKTNREMLEAVLAAERRAAADYTERAQQAEAYGDKGLAVQLEDMVRDESGHSEETERILRDWVTTV, from the coding sequence ATGGACAAGGCTACGCTGATCAAGAACCTGAACGAGGACCTCGCTGGCGAGTTGGGCGCCATCATCCAATACCTGACGTACGCGGCGAAGGCGACCGGTCCCTACCGACCACAGCTCGCCCAGTTCTATCTGACCGAGGTCGCAGACGAGCAGTTGCACGCGCAGTACCTGGCCAACAAGATCGTCGCGCTCGGGGGAGAGCCGACCACGGTTCCGCGCGCGGTACCGCCAGCCAAGACCAATCGGGAGATGCTGGAGGCGGTGCTGGCTGCCGAGCGCCGCGCCGCCGCGGACTACACCGAACGCGCCCAGCAGGCGGAGGCGTACGGCGACAAGGGGTTGGCCGTCCAGCTCGAGGACATGGTCCGCGACGAGAGCGGGCACTCCGAGGAGACGGAGCGCATCCTGCGCGACTGGGTGACGACCGTCTGA